A stretch of the Simiduia curdlanivorans genome encodes the following:
- a CDS encoding spondin domain-containing protein has protein sequence MQIKNTARLFAPLAFLAASLSSLPSVAADYAIEIQNLTRGTYFTPLLVAAHPESTHLFQSGMASSSALQAMAEGGDISGLAAAVTAVAGDMVANPAAGLLLPGASTTAMINNDANAANTQLSIVAMLLPTNDGFVGIDSLTLPTEPGTYTYNLNAYDAGTEANNELRGSGMPGQAGMPVPPPLEAEIGMNGTGQAGSAEGFVHIHRGVLGDMDATGGLSDISATAHRWLNPVARITVTVQ, from the coding sequence ATGCAAATAAAAAATACCGCACGGCTTTTCGCTCCGCTCGCTTTTCTGGCCGCGAGTTTATCGTCGCTCCCCAGTGTTGCAGCGGATTACGCCATAGAAATTCAAAACTTAACCCGAGGCACCTATTTCACACCGCTATTAGTGGCCGCGCATCCCGAAAGCACCCATTTGTTTCAGTCGGGCATGGCGTCTAGCAGTGCCTTACAGGCCATGGCTGAAGGGGGGGATATATCAGGTTTAGCGGCGGCGGTTACTGCCGTGGCCGGAGATATGGTGGCAAACCCAGCCGCTGGATTATTGCTCCCGGGCGCTAGCACGACGGCGATGATCAATAACGACGCCAATGCTGCCAATACCCAGCTTTCCATTGTGGCCATGCTATTGCCCACCAACGATGGCTTTGTTGGTATCGATAGCTTAACCCTGCCCACCGAGCCGGGCACCTATACCTATAACCTGAATGCCTACGACGCCGGTACCGAAGCCAATAATGAATTGCGTGGCTCTGGTATGCCCGGACAAGCCGGTATGCCTGTGCCGCCACCGCTGGAGGCCGAGATTGGCATGAACGGTACCGGGCAGGCGGGCTCAGCTGAAGGTTTCGTGCACATTCATCGCGGTGTTTTGGGTGATATGGATGCAACCGGTGGCCTCAGCGATATCAGTGCCACGGCACATCGTTGGTTGAACCCTGTGGCGCGCATCACTGTCACTGTGCAGTAA
- a CDS encoding ABC transporter permease — protein MNRIFYTLLHKEIIDALRDRRALMGALLYAFFGPLVLAAALNFAISNNEEELSLYIAIEGAANAPVLVERLAQQRIFQLGTGTESDEKRWRDKPITLVIPDDYQSQIEQAKALALVLKINQADKNRQAASHRIRAVLQQYANEVATYRLVLRGIDAHLLNPFSIELQDQASAQEKSGIVMGMLAVFVLMSVFVSSTSIAIDTSAGERERHSLELILTQPISTQQLIGAKLIAVAMLGTLGALLTLCITSVVMGFVPLAKMGIGFELEPLTIATIMLALLPLAFFAAAFQLFCAFQARSFKEAQSYISLTIMVPLTIPFAIQFMPHKPEWIDWVPVASQSNLIETIAKGQAIDLLATATGAALTLALAALLALWLTRALKSEKTILSLS, from the coding sequence ATGAATCGCATTTTCTACACTCTGCTCCATAAAGAAATTATCGACGCCTTAAGGGATAGGCGCGCACTCATGGGCGCACTCCTCTACGCCTTTTTTGGCCCTTTGGTACTGGCCGCGGCGCTCAACTTTGCCATCTCAAATAATGAAGAAGAGCTATCTCTGTATATTGCCATAGAGGGCGCAGCGAACGCGCCGGTTTTAGTCGAGCGCCTTGCACAGCAACGCATTTTTCAGCTCGGCACAGGCACTGAGAGCGACGAAAAGCGCTGGCGCGACAAGCCAATCACGCTGGTGATTCCCGATGATTATCAAAGCCAAATAGAACAAGCAAAAGCGCTGGCGCTGGTGTTAAAAATCAATCAAGCCGATAAAAATCGACAGGCAGCTAGCCATCGTATCAGAGCCGTGTTGCAACAATACGCCAACGAAGTAGCAACCTATCGGTTGGTATTGCGCGGCATTGATGCACATTTGCTTAATCCCTTTTCCATTGAGCTACAAGATCAAGCCAGCGCCCAGGAAAAGAGCGGTATCGTGATGGGTATGCTCGCGGTATTCGTGCTGATGAGCGTGTTTGTCTCGAGCACAAGCATCGCCATAGATACCTCAGCGGGCGAGCGCGAGCGACATTCGCTCGAACTTATTCTGACCCAACCCATATCGACCCAACAACTGATCGGCGCAAAACTGATCGCTGTTGCCATGCTCGGCACCTTGGGCGCACTACTTACCCTGTGCATCACCTCTGTGGTGATGGGTTTCGTGCCCTTGGCTAAAATGGGCATCGGCTTTGAACTCGAACCGCTCACCATCGCCACTATCATGCTGGCGTTATTGCCCTTGGCTTTTTTTGCCGCCGCGTTTCAATTATTTTGCGCCTTTCAGGCGCGCAGTTTTAAGGAAGCGCAATCTTATATTTCACTCACTATTATGGTGCCGCTCACCATACCCTTCGCCATTCAATTCATGCCCCACAAGCCGGAGTGGATCGACTGGGTGCCAGTGGCCAGCCAAAGTAATCTGATTGAAACCATTGCCAAAGGCCAAGCCATAGATCTGCTAGCCACCGCAACTGGCGCGGCGTTGACACTGGCGCTAGCGGCGCTGCTAGCGCTTTGGTTGACGCGTGCGCTCAAGTCAGAGAAAACCATTTTGTCTTTGAGCTAG
- a CDS encoding ABC transporter ATP-binding protein, whose amino-acid sequence MLNVQSLTKHFGKLRALDNMSFSALDGEITGILGPNGAGKTTALRILYGLLKTESGQAYVDDIDVAVRPIEARKRLGVFPDKFGLYERLTAFEQINYFAGLHGLHGAEGKAATHNIITQLALEDIAQRRSQGFSQGQRMKVTLAQALVHRPQNLVLDEPTRGLDVMSTRILREQLKNLRDAGHCILFSSHVMQEVAALCDKVIIVAQGKVIATGTPQQLCEQTGETQLEEAFVKLIGSDEGIAA is encoded by the coding sequence ATGTTAAACGTGCAATCGCTGACCAAACATTTCGGTAAACTTCGCGCTTTAGACAACATGAGCTTTTCCGCACTCGACGGCGAGATCACGGGCATATTAGGGCCTAATGGCGCGGGGAAAACCACCGCCTTGCGCATTCTCTACGGGCTATTAAAAACGGAATCAGGCCAAGCCTATGTCGATGACATTGATGTGGCAGTGCGCCCCATTGAAGCGCGCAAACGCCTGGGCGTATTTCCCGATAAGTTTGGCCTATATGAACGTTTAACGGCGTTTGAGCAGATTAATTATTTCGCCGGGCTGCACGGGCTGCATGGCGCTGAAGGCAAAGCCGCTACGCACAACATCATCACCCAATTAGCGCTAGAAGATATTGCACAGCGCAGGAGCCAAGGTTTCTCACAGGGCCAGCGCATGAAGGTGACCTTAGCGCAGGCGCTGGTGCACAGACCGCAAAATTTGGTGCTGGACGAACCAACGCGCGGGCTAGATGTTATGAGCACCCGTATCCTGCGCGAGCAACTCAAAAACCTGCGCGATGCCGGTCACTGCATTTTATTTTCCAGCCACGTCATGCAAGAAGTTGCGGCGCTCTGCGATAAGGTCATTATTGTCGCCCAAGGCAAAGTAATTGCCACAGGCACACCGCAGCAACTGTGCGAACAAACGGGTGAAACGCAGTTAGAAGAAGCCTTTGTAAAACTCATTGGTAGCGACGAGGGCATTGCCGCATGA
- a CDS encoding sensor histidine kinase, whose translation MNWRAWSLRSRLSVSFILLFCLIGLSYVSLIFWSSDRYYDEITQKLNRSLAMYIVNRAPLIEQGVVNEAAMQELAGLVMVVNPIVEVYLLDADGRILSQGVPADSVKRAQVALPPLLHWLAEPDAATVLGTDPRSVTGEKIFSVFPVGSAQEPEGYLYVILGGERYNTLGDSLKGSYSLQLAAGAIFALLSFAVAVGFLMFSSLTKPLRKLSLDMHKFARAQQLVPASSENTLALGRDEIAHMSQAFHAMQSRIEAQMHSLEETDRLRRELISNVSHDLRTPLASMQGYLEVLSLPGQKLTEAERSRYLSTAYKHCQGLGRLISELFELSKLDAGRVAPKLERFSLAELLQDVMQKFELKAKDRTVELVFQVDGGLFQVDADIALIERVLENLVDNALRYTPAGGRVTLGLKSGVADIQVSVADTGVGVSEEELPKLFDRYYRVARSNVESDQGTGLGLAIVKRILDLHGCNIQVTSRLGQGSCFAFMLHAA comes from the coding sequence ATGAACTGGCGAGCCTGGAGCCTCAGATCGCGGCTGAGTGTAAGTTTTATTTTGTTGTTTTGCTTGATTGGCTTAAGTTATGTATCGCTTATTTTTTGGAGCAGTGACCGCTATTACGATGAAATCACGCAAAAGCTAAACCGCAGTTTGGCCATGTATATTGTCAATCGTGCGCCACTCATAGAGCAAGGCGTGGTGAACGAAGCTGCCATGCAAGAGTTGGCCGGCTTGGTGATGGTGGTCAACCCTATTGTTGAGGTTTATTTACTGGATGCCGACGGGCGTATTTTGTCCCAGGGGGTTCCCGCCGACTCGGTAAAACGGGCTCAGGTGGCATTGCCGCCGCTACTACACTGGTTGGCAGAGCCCGATGCGGCAACGGTTTTAGGCACAGATCCGCGTTCAGTCACCGGTGAAAAAATATTTTCGGTCTTTCCCGTGGGCTCGGCGCAGGAGCCTGAAGGCTACCTGTACGTGATACTCGGCGGCGAGCGCTATAACACCTTAGGCGATTCACTGAAGGGAAGTTATTCATTGCAATTAGCTGCCGGCGCGATATTTGCACTGTTGAGTTTTGCTGTGGCAGTGGGCTTTTTAATGTTTAGTAGCCTGACAAAACCGCTTCGAAAACTGTCTTTGGATATGCATAAATTTGCCCGCGCGCAACAATTGGTGCCCGCATCGAGTGAAAATACCTTGGCGCTAGGGCGCGATGAAATAGCCCATATGAGCCAAGCTTTTCATGCCATGCAAAGTCGCATTGAGGCGCAGATGCACAGCCTAGAAGAAACCGATCGTCTGCGGCGCGAGCTGATCTCGAATGTCTCTCACGATTTGCGCACGCCGCTGGCATCGATGCAGGGCTATCTCGAAGTGTTAAGTTTACCGGGTCAAAAGCTGACCGAGGCTGAGCGGTCTCGGTATTTGTCTACGGCCTATAAACATTGCCAAGGTTTAGGGCGTCTTATCAGTGAGCTGTTCGAGTTGAGCAAGCTAGACGCGGGTCGAGTGGCGCCTAAGTTGGAGCGTTTTTCACTGGCAGAATTGCTTCAAGATGTGATGCAAAAATTTGAGCTGAAAGCAAAGGACCGAACTGTTGAGCTGGTATTTCAAGTGGACGGTGGCTTGTTTCAAGTGGATGCCGATATTGCACTGATAGAGCGGGTGTTAGAAAACCTGGTGGACAATGCCTTGCGCTATACGCCAGCCGGCGGCCGCGTCACCTTGGGGTTGAAGTCGGGTGTTGCCGACATTCAGGTCAGCGTTGCCGATACCGGTGTTGGCGTGAGCGAGGAAGAGTTGCCAAAACTATTCGATCGCTATTATCGCGTAGCGCGTTCCAATGTTGAATCTGACCAAGGCACGGGCTTAGGTTTGGCTATCGTGAAGCGGATTTTAGATTTGCATGGCTGCAATATTCAGGTGACCTCGCGCTTAGGGCAGGGCAGTTGTTTTGCGTTTATGTTACACGCAGCCTAG
- a CDS encoding response regulator transcription factor produces MSAKILAYPTPERRFLIIEDEKDLAELVQLQLRDLSAECIKCHCGSEGLALALAQQWDLILLDLRLPGMDGLDVCRELRAKGITTPVLMLTSRATELDRVLGLELGADDYLTKPFSSLELVARVKALLRRAAMHQTPAPNSVDNLLHVGDVLIDSQQRRVEVRGQNIDCTAKEFDLLRYFVSNPGKVFRRMDLLQEVWGYGHDGYEHTVNSHINRLRAKIERDPSQPKYILTVWGVGYKFQEAL; encoded by the coding sequence ATGAGCGCGAAAATTTTGGCCTACCCAACGCCGGAGCGACGCTTTCTCATTATCGAAGATGAAAAGGATTTAGCGGAATTGGTTCAGCTGCAATTGCGCGATCTGTCGGCTGAATGCATCAAATGTCATTGCGGTAGTGAGGGCCTTGCGCTCGCGCTTGCGCAACAATGGGATCTGATTTTACTCGACTTGCGTTTACCGGGTATGGACGGCTTAGATGTCTGCCGTGAGTTGCGCGCCAAGGGTATAACAACGCCGGTGTTGATGCTGACATCGCGCGCGACGGAATTAGATCGTGTGCTCGGCTTGGAATTGGGTGCCGATGATTATCTGACCAAACCCTTTAGCTCATTGGAGCTGGTGGCGAGAGTCAAGGCGCTACTAAGGCGCGCGGCTATGCATCAGACGCCCGCGCCAAATTCTGTGGATAACCTATTGCACGTGGGCGATGTACTGATTGATAGCCAGCAGCGTCGGGTTGAAGTGCGAGGGCAAAACATAGATTGCACGGCAAAGGAGTTTGATCTGTTGCGTTACTTTGTGAGCAACCCAGGTAAAGTTTTTCGCCGCATGGATTTACTGCAAGAAGTCTGGGGTTACGGTCACGATGGCTACGAACACACGGTCAACAGCCACATCAATCGATTGCGCGCCAAAATTGAACGGGACCCATCGCAGCCTAAATATATTTTGACCGTTTGGGGTGTGGGTTATAAGTTTCAGGAGGCGCTATGA
- the sstT gene encoding serine/threonine transporter SstT, with protein MQSTSVISRILNTSLISQIAVGIVAGIALGLIAPKGAEQAAMLGNLFVQALKAVAPLLVFILVASAIANQSNTAKGQMRPIIGLYLIGTLSAAMIAVGLSMLFPSELTLTLTSKSLDAPQGVGEVLQNLLFKLVDNPINALLTGNFIGILVWGIALGLGLKHAQASSKQVLADSAHAITQVVRIVIRTAPLGIFGLVAGNLAEGGLDVLGGYLHVLAVLIGAMLLMALLVNPLIVWFKTGANPYPLVFTCLRESGITAFFTRSSAANIPVNLALCEKLALDKDTYAVSIPLGATINMAGAAITITVLTLAAVNTLGIQVDLLTALLLSVIAAVSACGASGVAGGSLLLIPLACSLFGIPDDVAMQVVAVGFVISVVQDSAETALNSSTDVVFTAAVCRAKT; from the coding sequence ATGCAGTCGACATCGGTAATATCCCGCATTCTCAACACCAGCCTCATCAGCCAAATTGCCGTGGGCATTGTCGCCGGTATCGCACTCGGCCTAATCGCACCAAAGGGCGCCGAACAAGCTGCCATGCTAGGCAACCTTTTTGTTCAAGCATTAAAGGCTGTAGCGCCGCTGCTGGTGTTCATCCTTGTGGCCTCAGCCATTGCCAACCAAAGCAACACAGCCAAGGGGCAAATGCGCCCTATTATTGGCCTCTACCTCATTGGCACCTTGAGCGCTGCCATGATTGCCGTCGGCCTCAGCATGTTATTTCCAAGCGAATTAACCCTAACGCTCACCAGCAAAAGCTTAGATGCGCCACAAGGCGTGGGTGAAGTACTGCAAAATTTGCTGTTTAAGTTGGTCGATAACCCCATAAACGCGCTGCTTACCGGCAATTTCATTGGCATCTTGGTCTGGGGCATTGCGCTCGGTCTAGGCTTAAAACACGCACAGGCAAGCTCCAAACAAGTACTTGCCGATAGCGCTCACGCCATCACCCAAGTGGTGCGCATCGTCATTCGCACCGCGCCCTTAGGTATCTTTGGTTTAGTGGCCGGTAATCTAGCTGAGGGCGGCTTAGACGTTTTAGGTGGCTACCTACATGTGTTAGCAGTGCTGATCGGCGCAATGTTATTGATGGCGCTATTGGTTAACCCGCTCATCGTTTGGTTTAAAACCGGTGCCAACCCCTACCCGCTGGTGTTCACCTGCTTGCGCGAGAGTGGCATCACCGCATTTTTCACTCGCAGCTCTGCCGCAAACATTCCCGTCAACTTGGCGTTATGCGAAAAGCTGGCACTGGATAAAGATACCTACGCCGTTTCCATTCCACTGGGCGCCACCATCAACATGGCCGGTGCGGCAATTACCATTACGGTGCTAACCTTGGCGGCGGTTAATACGCTCGGCATTCAAGTGGATCTGCTCACCGCGCTACTGTTAAGTGTTATTGCCGCAGTTTCCGCCTGCGGCGCCTCGGGGGTAGCCGGTGGCTCGCTGCTATTAATTCCACTCGCCTGCAGCTTATTCGGCATTCCCGATGATGTTGCCATGCAAGTGGTTGCCGTCGGCTTCGTTATCAGCGTGGTGCAAGACTCGGCCGAAACCGCGCTCAATAGTTCCACCGACGTGGTTTTTACCGCCGCTGTTTGCCGAGCCAAAACCTAG
- a CDS encoding spondin domain-containing protein → MNKPLTLLGRWSLLTCAVALLAGCPKNDDPEPSTEMREYAIQVTNLTYAQPVSPLVASLHNESVRLMTVGAAASAALEQLAESGANADLLAQLNANSMTFNNVGGAGVLMPGVSETLTVSAEFDAAQLASVQLSAVTMLVNTNDAITGFNGLDVTNLAVGDSMSLTTLAYDAGTEANTESADTVPGPAAAGGAQEGFNALRDDIRDEVAMHAGVLTSDEGLMTSVLTHAHRFDNPVLRVVVTRMQ, encoded by the coding sequence ATGAATAAGCCATTAACCTTACTTGGGCGCTGGAGTCTGCTGACCTGCGCGGTAGCGCTGCTGGCCGGCTGCCCAAAGAACGACGACCCTGAACCGAGCACCGAAATGCGCGAGTATGCCATTCAGGTTACTAACCTCACCTATGCTCAACCCGTGTCGCCATTGGTTGCAAGCCTGCACAATGAGTCGGTGCGTTTGATGACCGTGGGCGCGGCGGCAAGTGCTGCGCTGGAGCAGCTGGCGGAAAGCGGCGCCAATGCAGACCTGCTCGCGCAATTGAACGCCAACAGCATGACCTTTAACAACGTGGGTGGAGCCGGGGTGTTGATGCCAGGCGTGAGCGAAACCTTAACGGTGAGTGCCGAGTTTGATGCGGCGCAATTGGCCTCGGTGCAGTTAAGTGCCGTGACTATGTTGGTCAATACCAATGATGCCATCACCGGCTTTAATGGTTTGGATGTAACAAACCTCGCCGTGGGTGACTCAATGTCGCTAACCACTCTGGCTTATGATGCCGGTACAGAGGCAAACACCGAGTCGGCAGATACGGTGCCAGGCCCAGCGGCGGCCGGCGGTGCGCAGGAGGGCTTTAATGCGCTGCGCGATGATATACGCGATGAAGTGGCTATGCATGCGGGAGTATTAACCAGCGACGAAGGCCTGATGACGTCGGTATTAACCCATGCCCATCGCTTCGATAACCCGGTGTTAAGGGTTGTGGTTACCCGCATGCAATAG
- a CDS encoding alpha/beta hydrolase, translating into MKLLIAITLTLLLSSQPSFGNELNSTECHLKALPDLAQCFSLERLENPKDPNSKTFTLHAARLNALTPSQKSPLVFLAGGPGQSAIEVGGQVGLVLKALLADRDIVFLEQRGTGSSNGFKCEAENEDIYADLFNASISQTLAKTCIENFSGDLSQYNTPNAIDDFAAMVVAMGYGKINLYGGSYGTRAALVFMRAYPDLIDSVVLDSIAPVQTIVGPFASHGYRALNLLFDECEATPTCNNSFPQLRQHYWELWQQVKRAPIDTTIFHPTSLQTQRFQLDTSKLFQLTISNLYSQQQRQLLPIVISQAQQQNYAPLAGLLAAGGDNSIYTGLMANIICNEDIRRATPAQLQQDTNTPFGDVSVKFWQSLCETWPEYRLDDNHYLPVKSDIPVLALSGELDPVTPPAWGNIAVEHLPNATHLIAKNAGHIVGLKGCGPKLVRQFFKPPEPTPRQCRVPSNIADG; encoded by the coding sequence GTGAAATTACTGATTGCCATCACGCTGACGCTGCTACTCTCGAGCCAGCCCAGTTTCGGTAACGAACTTAATAGCACCGAATGTCACTTAAAAGCCCTGCCCGACCTCGCCCAGTGCTTCAGCCTCGAGCGCTTAGAAAACCCCAAAGACCCGAACAGTAAAACCTTCACCCTGCATGCGGCTCGGTTAAATGCACTGACGCCCAGTCAAAAGTCACCCTTGGTTTTCTTGGCCGGCGGGCCAGGGCAATCTGCCATCGAGGTGGGCGGTCAAGTGGGGCTGGTATTAAAAGCGCTGCTCGCAGATCGCGATATCGTATTCCTTGAGCAACGGGGCACGGGCAGCAGTAACGGCTTCAAATGCGAAGCGGAAAACGAAGACATTTACGCCGACCTTTTCAATGCCTCCATCAGCCAAACTTTAGCTAAAACCTGCATTGAAAATTTTTCCGGCGATTTAAGCCAATACAACACGCCCAATGCTATTGATGACTTTGCCGCGATGGTAGTGGCCATGGGTTATGGCAAAATTAATCTGTACGGCGGCTCCTACGGCACGCGCGCGGCCTTGGTGTTTATGCGCGCCTACCCAGACTTAATTGATAGCGTTGTGTTAGACAGCATTGCGCCCGTGCAAACCATTGTTGGCCCCTTTGCCAGCCACGGTTATCGCGCCCTAAACCTTTTATTTGACGAGTGCGAAGCGACGCCAACGTGCAACAATTCGTTTCCACAACTGCGTCAGCACTACTGGGAACTTTGGCAGCAAGTTAAACGAGCACCGATCGACACCACCATTTTTCACCCCACCAGTTTGCAAACACAGCGTTTTCAACTCGATACCAGCAAATTGTTTCAACTCACCATCAGCAACCTCTACAGTCAACAACAGCGGCAATTGTTGCCGATCGTTATCAGCCAAGCCCAGCAGCAAAACTACGCACCCCTGGCAGGGCTACTCGCGGCCGGTGGCGATAACAGTATTTACACAGGTTTAATGGCAAACATTATCTGCAATGAAGACATTCGTCGCGCTACACCGGCACAACTGCAACAAGATACCAACACGCCCTTTGGCGATGTGTCGGTAAAATTTTGGCAAAGCCTGTGCGAAACTTGGCCTGAGTACAGGCTCGATGACAACCATTATCTTCCGGTAAAAAGCGATATTCCCGTGCTCGCGTTATCGGGCGAGCTCGACCCTGTCACACCGCCGGCTTGGGGCAATATTGCAGTTGAACACTTGCCCAATGCCACTCACCTGATAGCCAAAAATGCCGGCCATATCGTGGGTTTAAAAGGTTGTGGCCCCAAACTGGTTCGGCAGTTTTTTAAACCACCCGAACCAACCCCTCGACAATGCCGAGTGCCTAGCAACATTGCCGACGGTTAG
- a CDS encoding DUF1801 domain-containing protein, translating into MISLKTQPSKQSVVAFIQRLEHAVRRSDALQLLTIFQDITREKPVLWGDSIIGFGNYLHTTLSGDSYPWFYTGFSPRKQNLTLYINCSLNDVTPLLAALGKHKTSVACLYINKLADVDIAVLRQLIASEFAHRQGKNQSC; encoded by the coding sequence ATGATCTCGCTTAAAACTCAACCCTCCAAGCAAAGCGTTGTCGCGTTTATCCAGCGCCTCGAGCACGCGGTGCGACGGTCGGACGCATTGCAGTTATTAACGATTTTTCAGGATATTACCAGGGAAAAACCGGTCTTGTGGGGCGACAGTATCATCGGCTTTGGCAACTACCTCCACACAACCCTAAGCGGCGATAGTTACCCTTGGTTTTACACCGGGTTTTCACCGCGTAAACAAAACCTGACACTGTATATCAATTGCTCACTCAATGATGTGACGCCTCTACTCGCCGCACTAGGAAAACATAAAACGTCGGTCGCCTGTTTGTATATCAATAAATTAGCCGACGTTGATATTGCGGTTTTGAGGCAGCTCATCGCGAGCGAGTTTGCTCATCGCCAAGGCAAGAATCAATCTTGTTAG
- a CDS encoding SMI1/KNR4 family protein: protein MDEIVDMLREANTAVAWGMELPTHEMTVEAEEQILLPMPRDYREFLLEVSDVIVGSLEPAVVADSSAHNYLPELCATAWSDGVPRHLLPFCKHQDAYYCLEPEGEVVLWADGDLTGETWETIWYWARDVWLES, encoded by the coding sequence ATGGACGAAATTGTTGACATGTTGCGCGAGGCCAATACCGCCGTTGCCTGGGGTATGGAGCTACCAACACACGAAATGACCGTGGAGGCAGAGGAGCAAATTCTATTGCCTATGCCGCGCGATTATCGCGAATTTTTATTAGAAGTTAGCGATGTGATTGTCGGCTCGTTAGAGCCTGCCGTTGTTGCCGATTCTTCGGCACACAATTACTTACCTGAACTTTGCGCCACCGCTTGGTCTGACGGTGTGCCACGGCATTTACTGCCCTTTTGTAAACATCAAGACGCGTACTATTGTTTGGAGCCAGAAGGCGAAGTGGTACTTTGGGCCGATGGCGACTTGACCGGCGAAACCTGGGAAACCATTTGGTACTGGGCGCGCGATGTTTGGTTGGAAAGTTAG